One segment of Acidianus sp. HS-5 DNA contains the following:
- the cas1 gene encoding CRISPR-associated endonuclease Cas1 yields the protein MILVLTNPLKIDRKSRSELIVSFKSYTRNYNLRDITGVVILGSSTLLPTGVVSLLSSMNIPLVISNKLGVSISSPTLIVMLSEVREKQYKLTEEEKLEIARNFISARFNGLSNLLKYYKQDPPQLVDNNDLLVWEAINSRAFWDKMFNLFPKEVRNIGRKPRHSDTFNKSLSLTYALLYAICTRALLSFGFDPTYGVMHKSRYSTALSFDFSEMFKPIAIHAVIRAYKKGLSLDKEGELTKDSVSKVSKEFFDLISKKQNNETIYKAVYNRALKLSQYLRKKDKSIKYTFTYDPRKLS from the coding sequence CCTTTAAGAGTTATACTAGGAATTATAATTTAAGGGATATAACCGGAGTAGTCATACTCGGTTCTTCTACCCTATTGCCTACTGGGGTAGTTTCCTTGCTATCATCAATGAATATCCCACTTGTTATCTCTAATAAACTGGGAGTTTCAATTAGCTCACCCACATTAATAGTCATGTTATCGGAAGTAAGAGAAAAGCAGTATAAGTTAACTGAGGAGGAGAAGTTGGAAATCGCCAGGAATTTTATTTCAGCCAGATTCAACGGCTTATCTAACTTATTAAAGTATTACAAGCAAGATCCTCCGCAACTCGTAGACAATAACGACTTATTAGTGTGGGAGGCGATAAACAGTAGGGCCTTCTGGGATAAGATGTTCAACCTCTTCCCTAAGGAAGTCAGGAATATAGGAAGAAAGCCGAGGCATTCCGACACCTTCAATAAGTCGTTATCCTTAACTTATGCCTTACTTTACGCAATATGCACGAGAGCTTTACTTTCCTTCGGTTTCGATCCTACATACGGAGTCATGCACAAGTCTAGGTACTCTACGGCTCTGTCCTTTGATTTTTCAGAAATGTTTAAACCAATAGCAATTCACGCAGTAATTAGGGCATATAAGAAGGGTTTATCTCTAGATAAGGAAGGAGAGCTCACAAAGGACAGTGTTAGCAAGGTATCTAAGGAGTTTTTCGATTTAATCAGTAAAAAACAAAATAACGAAACAATATATAAGGCAGTATATAATAGAGCTTTAAAGCTCTCTCAATATTTAAGGAAAAAAGATAAGAGCATAAAGTACACTTTCACTTACGACCCAAGGAAACTGTCGTAA